One genomic segment of Arachis duranensis cultivar V14167 chromosome 4, aradu.V14167.gnm2.J7QH, whole genome shotgun sequence includes these proteins:
- the LOC107483427 gene encoding uncharacterized protein LOC107483427, translated as MIVNGASDIVLCRYFLNYLDGSALDWLCTLPAGSISIFQQLAKLFEEHFVGSAIYLHDSDYLNTIKQGQNESLKDYMTRFTKVAISIPNLHPEVHLHAIKSGLRPGKFQETIALAKPKTLAKFCEKAKGQIDIEELRQAQKSDKTHFRDDDKFNTKREDIIKEILNSKLIKPPRKAGTYQDAKNVDKSKYCAFHQKHGHTTYDYVVAKDLLERLARQGHLDKYTGGHMHKRPTTNDLPEQPHRGKEKAIPSTYERPRGIINCISGGYASGGHSNSARKRLYRAICLVDSPGVGTEINTPLPQVTFTHADFNSNIQNLDDPVVITLQLGDLLVKKVLLDLGSSTDVLVYSTFQKMKLSNNILQSTGGDLVGFLGERVPIIGSVWLYTTLGEHPLSKTCDIQYLVVDCLSPYNLILGRPFLNKFGAIVSTFHLCVKFSLQDDHVVTIHGDHKEARQCYNISMKLQNHSQHQINNVDININNNSALADLDPRADFRERPSPSDDLQKVYFTDDPNKFTFVGKLVNGKEMEAITTFLQQQADLFAWTPSDMPGIDPHIISHKLAINPSARPVQQKKRKLGDEK; from the exons ATGATCGTCAACGGTGCATCTGATATTGTTTTATGCCGTTACTTTTTGAATTATTTAGATGGTTCTGCACTTGATTGGTTGTGTACTTTGCCTGCAGGTTCCATTTCAATATTCCAACAACTGGCCAAGCTATTTGAAGAACACTTTGTTGGATCTGCAATTTACCTGCACGATTCGGATTATCTGAATACAATAAAACAAGGACAAAATGAAAGTCTGAAGGATTACATGACTCGCTTCACCAAGGTTGCCATTAGCATACCAAACCTTCACCCTGAAGTCCATCTTCACGCAATCAAAAGTGGACTCCGGCCCGGGAAATTCCAAGAAACCATTGCTCTGGCTAAGCCAAAAACTCTTGCCAAGTTCTGCGAGAAGGCGAAAGGTCAAATTGATATTGAAGAACTAAGACAAGCCCAGAAGTCGGACAAAACACATTTCAGAGACGACGACAAG TTCAACACCAAACGTGAGGATATCATcaaagaaatcctaaattcGAAGTTAATCAAACCACCAAGGAAGGCTGGTACCTATCAAGATGCTAAGAACGTGGATAAGTCCAAGTATTGTGCATTCCACCAAAAGCACGGCCACACTACCTACGACTATGTGGTGGCAAAAGACCTCTTGGAAAGACTAGCTCGGCAAGGCCACCTCGACAAATATACTGGAGGACACATGCATAAACGTCCCACAACCAATGACCTACCCGAACAACCACACCGGGGCAAAGAAAAGGCAATACCAAGCACTTATGAAAGGCCCCGAGGTATAATTAATTGTATTTCAGGAGGATACGCCAGCGGAGGACATTCAAATTCAGCTAGGAAAAGATTGTACCGAGCAATATGCTTGGTAGACAGCCCAGGCGTTGGAACCGAGATCAACACCCCACTCCCACAAGTCACATTCACACATGCAGACTTCAATTCTAATATACAAAACCTAGATGACCCTGTTGTCATCACCCTACAACTGGGAGACTTGTTGGTAAAAAAGGTCCTCCTGGATCTCGGAAGCAGCACCGACGTTCTCGTTTACTCAACATTTCAAAAAATGAAGTTAAGCAACAATATTCTGCAGTCAACAGGCGGAGACCTAGTCGGTTTCTTGGGTGAGCGAGTTCCGATAATAGGCTCAGTGTGGTTATACACCACACTAGGTGAACATCCTCTTTCAAAAACATGCGACATTCAATATTTAGTAGTAGACTGCTTAAGTCCATATAATCTTATACTTGGCCGACCTTTTTTAAACAAGTTCGGCGCCATTGTATCTACATTTcatctgtgtgttaagttttCTCTGCAGGACGATCATGTCGTGACAATCCATGGAGACCATAAGGAAGCACGGCAATGCTACAATATCAGCatgaaattacaaaatcattCACAACATCAGATCAACAATGTCGACATTAACATCAACAACAACTCAGCACTGGCAGACCTAGATCCAAGAGCCGACTTCCGAGAAAGACCTTCACCATCTGATGACTTGCAAAAAGTTTATTTCACTGATGACCCTAACAAATTCACCTTTGTAGGAAAATTAGTCAACGGGAAAGAAATGGAAGCCATCACCACCTTTCTACAACAACAAGCCGACCTGTTCGCATGGACACCTTCTGATATGCCCGGCATCGATCCACACATCATCAGTCATAAGCTAGCAATAAACCCATCTGCACGACCTGtgcaacaaaagaaaagaaaactcgGGGATGAAAAATGA